From the Ctenopharyngodon idella isolate HZGC_01 chromosome 3, HZGC01, whole genome shotgun sequence genome, one window contains:
- the LOC127508912 gene encoding zinc finger protein 664-like: protein MCFECEKTFTIANHLKQHQRTHTGEKPYKCSHCDKRFSQSSSLKTHERIHTGEKPYKCSQCDKRFSLSSNLKTHERIHTGEKPYNCSQCDKRFSQSSHLKTHERIHTGEKPYKCSHCDKRFNQSSYLKTHKEIHSREKRHTCDRCGKSFSFKNQLKIHMKIHAVEKPHHHSLQS from the coding sequence ATGTGCTTTGAGTGTGAGAAGACTTTTACTATAGCAAACCATTTAAAACAGCACCAGAgaactcacactggagaaaaaccttacaagtgttcacactgtgacaagagattcagtcagtcatcatctctgaaaacacatgagaggatccacactggagaaaaaccttacaagtgttcacagtgtgacaagagattcagtctgtcatcaaatctgaaaacacatgagaggattcacactggagaaaaaccttacaattGTTCACagtgtgacaagagattcagtcagtcatcacatctgaaaacacatgagaggatccacactggagaaaaaccttacaagtgttcacactgtgacaagagattcaatcAGTCATCATATCTGAAAACACACAAGGAGATCCACAGCAGAGAGAAGCGGCACACGTGTGATcggtgtggaaagagtttctctTTTAAAAATCAGCTGAAGATACACATGAAGATCCATGCAGTGGAGAAACCACATCACCACAGTCTGCAATCATGA
- the LOC127508857 gene encoding gastrula zinc finger protein XlCGF8.2DB-like isoform X1 produces the protein MAFIKEESEDMKIDFIKEETEEIKIEETISVKHEDTEEQTDLMTLKEASHELNEMQEEKKHYDKHNDFMTGERATQAKKSSSRKRAQKTGTKSYFTCQQCGKSFKQHRLLKVHLRVHTRESPITCQQCGKSFTREDYLKVHMRIHTGEKPYTCQQCGKSFSQKGNLKDHMRIHTGEKPFTCQQCGQSFSQKGSLKIHMRIHTGEKPHTCQQCGKSFPVKGRLIVHMRIHTGESPFAFQQCGQSYKEKGKLEIHMRIHTGEKPHTCQQCGKSFSRKGSLTAHMNIHTGEKPYTCDQCGKSFTHKLTLYNHMNIHAEEKPFICGQCGKSFRLKGNLKSHTRIHSKEKSFRSRHCGNSRGVKST, from the exons aTGGCGTtcattaaagaggagagtgaagacatgaagattgattttattaaagaggagactgaagaaataaagattgaagaaacaatcagtgtgaaacatgaagatactgaggaacaaacag ACCTAATGACACTGAAAGAGGCGAGTCATGAACTTAATGAAATGCAAGAAGAGAAAAAACATTATGATAAACATAATGATTTCATGACTGGGGAAAGAGCGACACAGGCTAAAAAGTCTTCCTCAcgaaaaagagctcaaaagacaggaactaaaagttatttcacctgccaacagtgtggaaagagttttaaacAACACAGATTACTTAAAGTCCACTTGAGAGTTCACACTAGAGAGAGCCCCATCacttgccaacagtgtggaaagagtttcacacgtgAAGActaccttaaagtccacatgaggaTTCATACgggagaaaagccttacacctgccaacagtgtggaaagagtttcagtcaaaAAGGAAATCTTAAagaccacatgagaattcacactggagagaaacctttcacctgccaacaatgtggacagagtttcagtCAAAAAGGAAGTCTTAaaatccacatgagaattcacactggagaaaagcctcacacctgccaacagtgtggaaagagtttcccTGTAAAAGGAAGACTtatagtccacatgagaattcacactggagagagcccATTCGCCTTCCAACAGTGTGGACAGAGTtacaaagaaaaaggaaaacttGAAATCCatatgagaattcacactggagaaaagcctcacacctgccaacagtgtggaaagagtttcagtagAAAAGGAAGTCTTACAGCCCACATGaatattcacactggagagaagccatacacatgtgatcagtgtggaaagagtttcacacataaATTGACCCTTTATAACCACATGAATATTCATGCCGAAGAGAAGCCATTCATTTGTGGTCAGTGTGGTAAGAGTTTCAGATTAAAAGGTAACCTTAAGAGCCACACGAGGATTCACTCGAAAGAGAAGTCTTTCAGAAGTCGTCACTGTGGAAatagcagaggtgtaaagagtacctga
- the LOC127508857 gene encoding gastrula zinc finger protein XlCGF8.2DB-like isoform X2 produces MTLKEASHELNEMQEEKKHYDKHNDFMTGERATQAKKSSSRKRAQKTGTKSYFTCQQCGKSFKQHRLLKVHLRVHTRESPITCQQCGKSFTREDYLKVHMRIHTGEKPYTCQQCGKSFSQKGNLKDHMRIHTGEKPFTCQQCGQSFSQKGSLKIHMRIHTGEKPHTCQQCGKSFPVKGRLIVHMRIHTGESPFAFQQCGQSYKEKGKLEIHMRIHTGEKPHTCQQCGKSFSRKGSLTAHMNIHTGEKPYTCDQCGKSFTHKLTLYNHMNIHAEEKPFICGQCGKSFRLKGNLKSHTRIHSKEKSFRSRHCGNSRGVKST; encoded by the coding sequence ATGACACTGAAAGAGGCGAGTCATGAACTTAATGAAATGCAAGAAGAGAAAAAACATTATGATAAACATAATGATTTCATGACTGGGGAAAGAGCGACACAGGCTAAAAAGTCTTCCTCAcgaaaaagagctcaaaagacaggaactaaaagttatttcacctgccaacagtgtggaaagagttttaaacAACACAGATTACTTAAAGTCCACTTGAGAGTTCACACTAGAGAGAGCCCCATCacttgccaacagtgtggaaagagtttcacacgtgAAGActaccttaaagtccacatgaggaTTCATACgggagaaaagccttacacctgccaacagtgtggaaagagtttcagtcaaaAAGGAAATCTTAAagaccacatgagaattcacactggagagaaacctttcacctgccaacaatgtggacagagtttcagtCAAAAAGGAAGTCTTAaaatccacatgagaattcacactggagaaaagcctcacacctgccaacagtgtggaaagagtttcccTGTAAAAGGAAGACTtatagtccacatgagaattcacactggagagagcccATTCGCCTTCCAACAGTGTGGACAGAGTtacaaagaaaaaggaaaacttGAAATCCatatgagaattcacactggagaaaagcctcacacctgccaacagtgtggaaagagtttcagtagAAAAGGAAGTCTTACAGCCCACATGaatattcacactggagagaagccatacacatgtgatcagtgtggaaagagtttcacacataaATTGACCCTTTATAACCACATGAATATTCATGCCGAAGAGAAGCCATTCATTTGTGGTCAGTGTGGTAAGAGTTTCAGATTAAAAGGTAACCTTAAGAGCCACACGAGGATTCACTCGAAAGAGAAGTCTTTCAGAAGTCGTCACTGTGGAAatagcagaggtgtaaagagtacctga